Proteins encoded by one window of Candidatus Poribacteria bacterium:
- a CDS encoding C25 family cysteine peptidase, producing the protein MRIRFRLGIILSIINNSCFSKSIGRRVVGYQILIFLVCISSASAEITQVTSTDGITLQFTLPELIISDVVRDNVRYQEVHYADCRFTNEPGNPKVPVTRVMLGIPATATIEAVNVSAAPVETRSTVRLIPVSIFDIDERDSQHSASQRWVESGSAYRSKGNTSFRANSSYPGNPFARVVREGYIRNQRVIALALYPVQYIPSARRLQVHSRLTVNIRFSYSSQESAVSSRSRAVSGSEMIHNPLIAGNRRFPIAESEAFARAFSHQLLNAEQAAQFRVRQPLVRAAPTLVPNGGSQTRYKISVEETGVYAVTAASLQRDWGIELIGTDPARLRLTQGNRDVPVYISGAADDSFDPTDAIFFLGRKSDNRYSRWNVYWLTVENSGRIPARIPQVTANPSDPTATQVPTFRSKVNFEEDYLTSNLEFVHTETVSPGDKHGWFDALDFWYWDGIKNGADSAEMRLEFRLYDVAKSFDPPRISVDLQGGTPVSHEILVSINGVRIQFAKWEQQDTLTVERTLRTWDTLKDERKSEQNVLSLARVDDNVDDDTTRYPYHVYLNRFSVEYTRLFRAVADELSFRSPEAETDARTRPAGARKLQYKVEAFRDPGVHIFETDGTHLTARMQGVHIEPNTTHTDSYNALFQVLDTRRTQFIAVSNTALRQPTRVDIVEPTDLTTAVHGADYLIITHSNFLSAAQRLATWRTTPGGGGYRTKVVTTDDIYDTFGDGSVSPKAIKSFLKHAYQSWTPPALTYVVLFGDGTFDFRGIDTDIHTEPPELTGYIPTHYIRTDSFGRTAVDHWYATISGHDEFTDFYIGRLSVETPSQADAIVDKIVAYEQAPPNGDWRRRIISVADDEVSNSGDFIFKRSLDEIAKDHTRLGYETVEVFLEDVIDQVEAHPEDYPGLLPQRVAKDMIIEALGEGAVLAQYAGHGGRIVWAHESIFDNASADQVQETAKIPFMLVLSCYNGYFDKPGEPSMAEKLLRKERGGIIGMLSATRLTYGSGNDALNRIIFDMLFKRNIRQLGPLSFDSKVEMLMTEGTSQIDIMMEYTLFGDPALQIAIANGEIQPIVETKTVAPGDTLRVAAGHVQTATYDAATRTKRFTTDSAFNGTLTVKALFPGKTAIAQGVAGPVRYYTGDVVLTKTLTVSRGAYPAVTFTVPRNIASGDAHVEYYAQSDAKQHPSKNTVAVGGDGFTVNIPKILDIQAEVVSEGKFRISVQISDEKEELAQVLLDWRNPQSREWEDVFLVPADPPLAKDGWWTVPEPLNAPIDGSAIRYDLKVTDIDGNIVETGRLQYYPYVYPNLSVVEVERENRVSYGYNTQTGQWYLSADVQVEGGDGDIQVPVEVAFFSGNPDVDDDTLVDDNVEHLGTTRIQPKDWIQRNPLVNSEGTPTGKNFYEPDPLNTLPIATATLNLKNQLPSGTHDIFVYIDATFSETDQPGKILENDEEDNIAYRRLSVDMGVIGKEASSSQIVSLDRNCVVTAPPGVLQGATVLAIRSLDEQGFINVGTGLSSPYAKTSTESPLAGMSKRAPFPGVSVHGYELVVDSQTESEIKLTSPVAIDLSFDLRALSAQLAQELLGGVDSEVVPLGEGTDRLGVSDTINTAIASHARELGIYMFSPTLGNWTRLPSQQLADATGTLQQRMHVTNISEQNIGQSELREVDIQPEGTRTGKYVLFFTGPQTYRLFLAPSEVGPQALEPLEIIAPMEQLANFSTNSRNFRHGFSLNVELDFELPFTFGDVLTFNITALIQPATDVEADIGAPQQELRWYASGFRDRNQGTGTLSYIELPPDTTMPEDRWVIFFLSATEFQVEGERTGVLRSQADGNPFRGTVGELFSYQPYGLRFQITQGDRPFAPGDRFRFQTRPIGTIRATTDRLGPITLLHTDDTAPPDMQLTIGNQQHFVPGDATDAEPLIGATLTDPSGLDYLTRPLLLEIGSAFGEYERIDPEAYQVTHHPSSNQLVLTYPSPELEPREYEVRLTASDVHGNTDTKRITFRVHDTLQLLSFLNYPNPFPRKTTLTCELTAPADSLAVKIYTLSGRLIRELSVPATPGFLMVEWDGRDADGVEVANGVYYAKLRVKREGEKDITEILKMMKLR; encoded by the coding sequence GTGCGTATCCGATTCAGGCTTGGTATTATACTAAGCATAATCAACAACTCGTGCTTTAGCAAAAGTATCGGTAGACGAGTTGTTGGTTATCAAATTCTCATCTTTTTAGTATGTATAAGCAGTGCGTCCGCTGAGATTACCCAAGTTACATCGACCGATGGAATTACTCTTCAGTTCACCCTACCGGAACTGATTATATCCGATGTTGTTCGAGACAATGTTCGTTATCAAGAGGTTCATTACGCCGATTGTCGCTTCACCAATGAACCGGGCAATCCCAAAGTTCCAGTCACACGCGTCATGCTGGGTATACCTGCAACGGCTACGATTGAGGCAGTTAATGTTTCCGCTGCACCTGTGGAGACACGCAGCACTGTGCGCCTCATCCCTGTCTCGATTTTCGACATCGATGAACGTGATTCACAGCACTCAGCCTCGCAGCGTTGGGTGGAAAGTGGAAGTGCGTATCGGTCGAAAGGGAATACCTCTTTTAGGGCGAATTCTTCGTATCCTGGAAACCCCTTTGCCCGAGTTGTCCGAGAGGGCTATATACGTAATCAGCGCGTCATCGCGTTAGCGTTATATCCTGTCCAGTATATCCCCAGTGCGCGCCGTTTGCAGGTCCATTCACGTCTCACCGTGAACATCCGTTTTTCTTACAGCAGTCAGGAGTCAGCAGTCAGCAGTCGGTCAAGAGCGGTGAGTGGTAGTGAAATGATACATAACCCACTGATAGCCGGAAACCGACGGTTTCCGATAGCCGAATCTGAAGCGTTTGCGCGTGCATTTTCACATCAACTTCTCAATGCCGAACAAGCCGCCCAATTCCGAGTACGCCAACCACTGGTCCGTGCAGCACCGACACTCGTTCCCAATGGCGGGAGTCAGACACGCTATAAGATATCTGTCGAGGAGACGGGAGTCTACGCCGTAACGGCGGCATCTCTACAACGCGACTGGGGAATAGAACTCATCGGGACTGACCCCGCGAGGCTTCGACTCACACAGGGAAACAGAGATGTTCCAGTTTATATCAGCGGCGCGGCAGATGACAGTTTTGACCCAACGGATGCCATCTTTTTTCTTGGACGTAAGTCTGATAATCGATATAGTCGTTGGAATGTCTATTGGCTTACGGTCGAAAACAGTGGGCGTATTCCCGCTCGAATACCACAGGTTACCGCCAATCCCTCAGACCCGACGGCAACGCAAGTTCCTACCTTCCGTTCTAAAGTGAATTTTGAAGAGGATTACCTGACGAGTAACCTCGAATTTGTCCATACCGAGACTGTTTCTCCTGGTGACAAGCATGGTTGGTTTGATGCATTAGATTTCTGGTACTGGGACGGTATCAAAAATGGTGCTGATTCCGCTGAGATGCGTCTTGAGTTCCGCCTTTATGATGTCGCAAAAAGTTTCGATCCACCACGCATCTCTGTCGATTTGCAGGGTGGCACGCCAGTATCACATGAGATTTTAGTATCTATTAACGGGGTCCGAATCCAATTCGCTAAATGGGAACAGCAGGACACACTCACTGTTGAACGTACCTTGCGCACCTGGGATACACTCAAGGACGAGAGGAAAAGTGAACAGAACGTTTTGTCGCTCGCCCGCGTTGATGATAATGTTGATGACGATACCACCCGATATCCATATCATGTCTATCTCAATCGCTTTTCTGTCGAGTATACCCGTCTCTTCCGTGCTGTTGCAGATGAGTTGTCGTTCAGATCCCCCGAAGCAGAAACCGATGCCCGCACCCGTCCCGCTGGCGCGCGTAAACTTCAGTACAAAGTTGAAGCGTTCCGCGATCCGGGTGTGCATATCTTTGAGACGGATGGGACGCATCTCACAGCGCGGATGCAGGGTGTTCATATAGAACCGAATACAACGCATACGGATTCGTATAACGCGCTTTTTCAGGTGCTTGATACCCGAAGGACGCAGTTTATTGCTGTCTCTAATACTGCCTTGCGTCAACCCACGCGCGTTGACATCGTTGAACCCACGGACTTAACAACTGCGGTACACGGTGCTGATTATCTGATTATAACACATTCCAATTTCCTGTCCGCTGCGCAGAGATTAGCGACGTGGCGCACAACGCCTGGCGGTGGAGGATACCGCACGAAAGTCGTTACAACCGATGATATTTATGATACATTTGGCGATGGGAGTGTCAGTCCGAAGGCGATTAAGTCATTTCTAAAACACGCCTATCAATCTTGGACACCGCCGGCACTGACTTATGTCGTTCTCTTCGGCGATGGCACGTTCGATTTTCGCGGCATTGACACAGATATCCATACTGAACCGCCTGAACTGACAGGGTACATTCCGACGCATTATATCCGAACCGACTCCTTTGGGCGGACCGCGGTAGATCATTGGTACGCGACCATCTCCGGACACGATGAATTCACCGATTTCTATATTGGTAGACTCAGCGTCGAAACCCCCAGCCAAGCGGACGCGATCGTTGATAAAATTGTGGCTTATGAACAAGCACCTCCTAATGGCGATTGGCGAAGGAGAATTATCTCTGTCGCTGACGACGAAGTCAGCAACTCCGGTGATTTCATCTTCAAGAGGAGTCTTGATGAAATCGCGAAAGATCACACTCGCCTTGGGTATGAAACCGTCGAGGTTTTTCTTGAGGATGTCATCGACCAAGTGGAGGCACATCCGGAGGATTACCCAGGACTCTTGCCACAGCGCGTTGCGAAAGATATGATCATTGAGGCACTTGGAGAGGGTGCCGTGCTGGCACAATATGCCGGACACGGCGGTAGAATCGTCTGGGCGCATGAATCAATCTTCGATAATGCCTCCGCTGATCAAGTTCAGGAAACTGCAAAGATCCCTTTCATGTTAGTCCTCAGTTGTTACAACGGCTATTTCGACAAACCCGGCGAACCGAGTATGGCGGAGAAGTTGTTACGAAAAGAGCGGGGCGGTATCATCGGCATGCTAAGCGCGACGCGTCTCACTTACGGCAGTGGAAACGATGCCCTCAACCGAATCATCTTTGATATGCTTTTTAAACGGAACATCCGACAGCTCGGTCCTTTGAGTTTTGATTCAAAGGTTGAGATGCTGATGACAGAGGGAACAAGTCAAATTGATATTATGATGGAATACACCCTTTTTGGGGATCCTGCCCTACAGATTGCTATTGCCAACGGTGAAATTCAACCCATTGTTGAGACGAAAACAGTCGCGCCGGGTGATACACTCCGAGTCGCAGCAGGACATGTTCAAACGGCTACTTACGATGCGGCAACCCGCACAAAACGCTTTACGACAGATTCGGCTTTTAATGGCACGCTCACCGTTAAAGCCCTATTCCCCGGGAAAACAGCGATTGCCCAAGGTGTCGCGGGTCCGGTCAGGTACTACACTGGAGATGTGGTTCTGACAAAGACGCTGACTGTGAGCCGCGGTGCCTATCCCGCAGTGACTTTCACTGTCCCACGGAACATTGCGAGTGGGGATGCCCATGTTGAGTACTATGCGCAAAGCGACGCGAAGCAACACCCCAGCAAAAACACTGTCGCTGTCGGTGGCGATGGGTTTACTGTCAACATCCCAAAAATTCTCGACATTCAAGCCGAAGTGGTCAGTGAAGGCAAGTTTCGTATTTCTGTTCAGATTTCCGACGAAAAAGAGGAATTGGCGCAAGTGCTCTTGGATTGGCGCAATCCGCAGAGCCGCGAATGGGAGGATGTGTTCCTCGTCCCCGCAGACCCACCTCTGGCAAAGGATGGATGGTGGACGGTGCCTGAGCCGTTAAATGCACCTATAGATGGTTCTGCGATCCGATATGACCTTAAGGTCACGGATATAGATGGAAATATAGTTGAAACTGGGAGACTCCAGTATTATCCTTATGTATACCCTAATCTTTCGGTTGTAGAGGTTGAGAGAGAGAATAGGGTTAGTTACGGCTATAACACTCAAACGGGACAGTGGTACCTCTCGGCGGATGTGCAGGTAGAGGGCGGTGATGGTGATATACAAGTGCCTGTTGAAGTCGCATTTTTTAGCGGCAATCCGGATGTTGATGACGATACGCTTGTTGATGACAATGTCGAGCACCTTGGAACGACTCGGATTCAACCCAAAGACTGGATACAACGCAATCCGTTAGTGAACTCCGAAGGTACACCTACGGGAAAAAATTTTTATGAACCGGATCCTTTGAATACACTGCCGATCGCGACTGCTACTTTAAATCTGAAGAATCAATTGCCCTCCGGCACGCACGACATATTTGTCTATATCGATGCCACCTTCAGCGAAACGGATCAACCTGGCAAGATCCTCGAAAATGACGAGGAAGACAATATCGCTTACCGACGGCTTTCTGTTGACATGGGGGTGATCGGAAAAGAAGCCTCCTCAAGTCAAATTGTTAGTTTGGATCGAAATTGCGTTGTTACTGCACCTCCTGGCGTGCTTCAAGGCGCAACAGTATTGGCTATTCGTTCCTTGGACGAACAGGGATTTATCAATGTAGGGACTGGGTTATCCAGCCCCTACGCGAAAACCTCTACCGAAAGCCCCCTTGCAGGGATGTCCAAGCGCGCCCCGTTCCCTGGTGTTTCCGTTCACGGCTATGAACTCGTTGTTGACTCACAAACGGAATCTGAAATTAAACTAACCTCTCCAGTAGCGATTGACTTGAGTTTCGACCTTCGGGCACTCAGTGCTCAACTCGCGCAGGAATTGCTGGGAGGTGTTGACTCTGAAGTGGTCCCCTTGGGAGAAGGAACTGATAGATTGGGTGTTTCAGACACGATTAACACCGCTATCGCATCCCACGCACGTGAGTTAGGCATCTACATGTTTAGTCCAACACTGGGAAATTGGACAAGACTTCCCTCTCAACAATTAGCGGATGCTACGGGTACGTTACAGCAACGCATGCATGTGACAAATATAAGTGAGCAGAATATTGGACAAAGTGAACTTCGCGAGGTAGACATCCAACCTGAAGGTACACGGACCGGCAAGTATGTGCTCTTTTTCACAGGTCCTCAAACCTATCGGCTTTTCCTTGCGCCTTCGGAAGTAGGTCCACAGGCACTTGAGCCTTTAGAAATTATCGCACCAATGGAACAACTCGCTAACTTCAGCACAAACTCCCGAAACTTTAGGCACGGATTCTCGCTTAACGTGGAATTGGATTTTGAACTACCCTTCACTTTTGGCGATGTCTTAACGTTCAACATAACCGCCCTCATACAACCCGCTACGGATGTCGAAGCCGACATCGGCGCACCTCAGCAAGAACTTCGTTGGTACGCGTCTGGATTTAGAGATAGGAACCAAGGCACGGGTACCCTCAGTTACATTGAACTACCACCAGACACTACTATGCCTGAAGATCGATGGGTCATCTTTTTCCTTAGTGCTACTGAGTTTCAGGTTGAGGGTGAAAGAACCGGTGTTTTACGTTCCCAAGCCGATGGTAATCCATTCCGAGGAACAGTTGGAGAGTTGTTCTCATACCAACCTTACGGTTTACGTTTTCAAATCACACAAGGTGATCGTCCCTTTGCTCCTGGCGACAGATTTCGATTTCAAACCCGACCCATCGGCACCATTCGAGCAACGACGGATCGACTCGGACCAATTACGCTGTTGCATACTGACGATACCGCTCCACCGGATATGCAGTTGACTATCGGGAATCAGCAACATTTCGTTCCTGGAGATGCAACAGATGCGGAACCCCTCATTGGGGCAACATTAACCGACCCAAGTGGACTTGATTACCTTACCCGACCGCTGCTGTTGGAAATTGGGAGCGCGTTCGGGGAGTATGAACGTATTGACCCGGAGGCGTATCAGGTGACACATCACCCCAGCTCGAATCAACTTGTGTTGACATATCCATCTCCAGAACTTGAACCGCGGGAATATGAGGTTCGACTCACCGCGAGTGATGTCCATGGAAACACCGATACAAAGCGTATCACGTTCAGGGTTCACGATACCTTGCAGCTGCTCTCGTTCCTCAACTATCCAAATCCGTTTCCGCGTAAAACAACGCTCACCTGTGAATTGACCGCACCTGCTGATTCGCTCGCTGTGAAAATCTATACGCTGAGCGGACGGCTCATCCGGGAACTCTCTGTTCCGGCAACTCCGGGATTTCTTATGGTGGAGTGGGATGGGAGAGATGCTGATGGGGTTGAGGTTGCGAATGGCGTTTACTACGCAAAACTCCGGGTTAAGCGCGAAGGCGAAAAAGACATAACTGAGATACTCAAAATGATGAAACTCCGTTGA
- a CDS encoding NAD(P)H-quinone oxidoreductase, producing MKAIVRTGDGGPEVLQLDDAPSPEPTATQILVDVHATALNRADMIQRRGGYPPPPGESKILGLEIAGTVAGMGSAVEGMTEGDRVFGLVGGGGYAEQAVIDYRMAIPIPNEWTFEQAAAVPEVFFTANENIFTLGKLSAGETILIHAGGSGVGSAGVQISHHAGATVFVTAGTSEKIDNCKALGAVEGINYKEKDFVAEIGRLTDEQGVDVVLDFIGAPYFERNLSILKTKGRLLQVGLISGSVTEINLNTIMRNRLQIIGSVMRPQSIDEKIAITQRFMERWLPELTRGALQPVIDTVFPLVQAQQAHEYMEANLNFGKILLKVR from the coding sequence GTGAAAGCTATTGTTAGAACAGGCGACGGCGGACCGGAAGTCTTGCAATTGGACGACGCACCATCGCCAGAGCCAACAGCAACCCAAATCTTGGTGGATGTTCATGCTACGGCTTTAAATCGAGCCGATATGATTCAACGACGAGGCGGATATCCGCCACCACCGGGTGAATCTAAGATACTTGGTTTAGAAATCGCTGGCACCGTTGCGGGGATGGGCAGTGCCGTAGAAGGAATGACTGAAGGCGATCGCGTCTTTGGACTCGTCGGTGGTGGTGGTTATGCAGAGCAAGCGGTCATTGATTACCGTATGGCGATACCGATACCTAACGAATGGACTTTTGAGCAAGCCGCCGCAGTGCCTGAAGTATTCTTTACCGCCAACGAAAATATCTTCACCTTGGGCAAGTTGTCGGCTGGTGAGACAATTCTGATCCATGCTGGTGGTAGTGGTGTTGGTAGTGCCGGAGTCCAAATCTCACATCATGCAGGTGCTACCGTCTTTGTTACTGCGGGAACATCCGAGAAAATTGACAATTGCAAGGCACTTGGGGCAGTAGAGGGTATAAACTACAAAGAGAAGGACTTCGTTGCTGAAATCGGACGTTTGACAGATGAACAAGGCGTAGATGTCGTTTTGGATTTTATCGGAGCACCCTATTTTGAGCGGAACCTCTCCATACTTAAAACAAAGGGTAGACTCTTGCAAGTCGGATTAATCAGCGGTTCAGTCACAGAAATTAACCTCAACACAATAATGCGTAATCGTCTTCAAATTATAGGTTCAGTTATGCGTCCACAATCCATTGATGAAAAGATCGCTATCACGCAGCGTTTTATGGAGCGGTGGTTACCCGAGTTAACGCGCGGCGCGCTCCAGCCGGTTATCGACACTGTTTTCCCATTAGTACAAGCACAGCAAGCACATGAGTATATGGAAGCGAATCTCAACTTTGGTAAAATTCTGTTGAAGGTGAGATAG
- a CDS encoding DUF86 domain-containing protein — protein sequence MGKRNTKNTKRSVSRRFNPVKAKLESIGECFDQLRHGLPANQEEYVEGDRITHSYVKSCFLMIIQRAVDINNVIIEFSGQTPPQQKHHSFRALHQNSVIDRETLDFFMKALDYYEKITNPYQELAPSELYDASLQLLKYGEAYTQQLENFFVNSSSS from the coding sequence ATGGGAAAAAGAAACACCAAGAACACGAAGAGGTCTGTAAGTCGGCGGTTCAACCCGGTTAAAGCGAAATTGGAATCTATAGGTGAATGTTTTGATCAATTGAGGCACGGACTGCCAGCGAATCAAGAAGAATATGTTGAGGGGGACAGAATTACACATTCCTATGTGAAAAGCTGCTTCCTTATGATTATTCAACGTGCTGTGGATATCAACAATGTCATCATCGAATTTAGTGGACAGACACCGCCACAGCAAAAGCACCATAGTTTCCGCGCTTTGCATCAAAACAGTGTGATTGATCGGGAAACGTTGGATTTTTTCATGAAGGCTTTGGATTACTATGAAAAAATCACGAATCCTTATCAAGAACTCGCTCCCTCAGAACTGTACGATGCCTCGCTCCAACTTTTGAAGTATGGTGAAGCGTACACCCAACAACTTGAGAATTTCTTTGTGAATTCCTCGTCTTCATAG
- a CDS encoding tetratricopeptide repeat protein encodes MKYLKALTTLVLIVTCFLLQPNFQAQTEGETPELVVVRDADAGLNADMTRASELYTDLMWAVYCRTNGYNIPKSKIAYDILIDELESDEDLAKLAENKLLSARDLSFVYTERASLRYSRLQDLTGAEEDAETAIRLNSENVAATWILAQIATIRFDHMERNGNSGVADIFREKMFATLKRVVELDPDHDLAYRVLGNMARQLGNIELAITSFKALTRIVSYNDQYHNDLAELYETQNRLDEALQSYERVLTIRPEQQSTRNRVGQLYLQTGNYPAAIKAFRYILTPFENAQDSLPSKTQNGSIKVPPSYNISDNEIDAHLGISLAYQMQNDFERSEFHITRAITLLEEKAKRTRTGFRMRSRERINLAIRLQDARYTLGQIYLKFNVPQKAIETFTKILAADDEYVPALSGIGMAYQMQDDVKRAEIYLRKAIELSSRDELPDAYNALGYLYAEQGIKLDEAETLVRRALKSAPKSGAYLDSLGLIYLKQGKLDAAIENLEQALRYLPDTPEILSHLVDAYLEKGLKQKALQTLEQAIQLEPANAEFLQKLEAVESR; translated from the coding sequence ATGAAATATCTTAAGGCACTCACAACCCTTGTTTTAATCGTAACATGTTTCTTACTACAGCCTAACTTTCAAGCCCAAACGGAAGGTGAAACACCTGAATTGGTGGTAGTCCGTGATGCTGATGCAGGACTGAATGCTGATATGACACGCGCGTCAGAACTCTACACGGACCTAATGTGGGCGGTTTATTGTAGAACGAATGGATATAATATCCCAAAAAGCAAAATCGCCTACGATATTTTAATCGATGAATTGGAATCCGATGAAGACCTCGCCAAACTCGCTGAGAATAAACTCTTATCTGCCCGCGATTTAAGTTTCGTTTATACAGAGCGTGCCTCACTCCGATATTCCAGGCTGCAGGACCTCACAGGTGCTGAAGAAGATGCCGAAACAGCCATTAGGTTAAACTCCGAAAATGTAGCAGCAACATGGATTCTTGCCCAAATAGCGACAATCCGATTCGATCATATGGAACGAAATGGAAACAGTGGGGTAGCTGACATATTCCGGGAAAAAATGTTTGCTACCTTAAAACGTGTGGTTGAATTAGATCCTGATCATGACCTGGCATATCGTGTCCTTGGCAACATGGCACGCCAGCTCGGCAATATTGAACTTGCAATTACGTCTTTCAAGGCACTTACACGCATTGTGTCTTATAATGACCAGTACCATAACGATCTCGCTGAACTCTATGAGACCCAGAACCGACTTGATGAAGCCTTGCAGTCCTATGAAAGAGTCTTGACTATCCGACCCGAACAGCAAAGCACACGCAACCGAGTTGGGCAACTTTACCTTCAAACGGGCAACTATCCGGCAGCTATAAAGGCTTTTCGCTATATTTTAACTCCTTTCGAGAATGCTCAAGACAGCCTGCCATCAAAAACACAGAACGGCAGTATAAAGGTTCCTCCGTCGTATAATATTAGTGACAATGAAATTGACGCGCACTTAGGTATTAGCCTTGCATATCAGATGCAGAATGACTTTGAGCGATCTGAATTTCATATCACGCGTGCGATTACTTTGCTGGAAGAAAAGGCAAAACGGACCCGCACGGGTTTCCGCATGAGAAGTCGTGAACGCATTAATTTGGCGATACGCCTCCAAGATGCACGCTACACGCTCGGACAGATTTACCTCAAATTCAACGTCCCTCAGAAAGCTATAGAAACCTTCACCAAGATTCTGGCTGCTGATGACGAATACGTCCCCGCGCTTTCCGGCATCGGAATGGCTTATCAAATGCAGGACGATGTGAAGCGTGCAGAAATCTATCTCCGTAAAGCAATTGAGCTGTCTTCCAGAGACGAATTACCAGATGCCTACAATGCATTAGGATACCTGTATGCAGAACAGGGCATCAAGTTAGATGAAGCCGAAACCTTGGTCCGCCGTGCGCTTAAAAGTGCTCCGAAATCCGGAGCGTATCTTGATAGTTTGGGACTTATCTACCTCAAGCAGGGGAAACTCGATGCCGCTATAGAGAACTTGGAGCAAGCACTTCGTTATCTGCCTGATACACCTGAAATTCTCTCGCATCTCGTTGATGCCTATCTCGAAAAAGGCTTAAAGCAGAAGGCATTGCAGACTTTGGAGCAAGCCATCCAGCTTGAACCAGCTAACGCTGAATTTCTCCAAAAACTTGAGGCTGTTGAATCCCGATAA